TTGAAACTGTTTTATTCATTTTTCAAAATTGGCCTTTTTACAATCGGTGGTGGGTATGCATCTTTACCTTTAATCGAGAATGAAGTTGTAAGTAGCCAAGGATGGATCACTCTTCAAGAGTACACGGATATTGTTACTATTTCTCAAATTACTCCTGGACCTATCGCGATTAATGCAGCTACTTTTGTAGGTACGAAAGTAGCTGGGTTATTAGGTTCAATAGCAGCTACACTAGGAACGATTACTCCTTCCGTTATCATTGCAATCATCTTAGCAAAAATTTATTATAAGTATCGAAGTGTAGATACGATGCAAGGAATACTAGCAGGATTACGTCCCGCTGTTGTCGCACTGATTGGATCAGCCGGTGCTTCTTTATTAGTGCCAGCAATCTTTCAAACGGGAGGAATTTCTCTTCTTGGAGTAAATATTAATATGGTCGCATTGATTATACTAGTTTCTGCTACTGTAGCTTTACGAAAATGGAAAGTAGATTCTATTTTGATTATTTTCATTTGCGGAGTTATAGGGGTTTTGCTGTCATTTGTAGGATTATTATAGATGGAAGACAGAGGTATTTCTAAAATGGATCATAAAAAAAAATCGAATTATTTAAAAAAAGAAGATCTACCTGAACAATGGATAGGTTTACCATCCTCGCGTTTTCGAAAGTATCGTGGATGGATCAATAAGGTGAATCCAGGAATCTGTGGTACGTATTCTAGTGCAGTATTGTTGCATGATGCAGTCTATCAAAAAACCAAAAGAAGTTTAAAGAGAGATTCCTTATTGAAAGGGATGCAGACTGTAGTCGATGACTTCATGCCATATAAAGGAACGTTTATTTGGGATGTGGCATATGGATTAAAAAAATGCTAAAAGATATTCCCTTTTGGAAAGTAAACACTGGGATTATTTCCGAAAGAATCGTTCCACAAATTTTAGGTGGGAGTGATCCAGTTCCTGTTGTAGTAGGTACGACCATTCTTTTTAATAGTTCTTATAAAAACCATTGGCTGCTCGTCTACGCATATGGATATAATGAAGAGGGTAAACTATACTTTAAAGCCTATGATAATCATGGGAAATATGATGCCATCGTTCCAGCGTCACAAACCTTGAATTGCATATGGTTAGAAAATCGAGGATAGATAGAGTAAGATAGGAAAGTATTATAAAAAGATAAAATATAATCGTTAATGATCATTCAAGTGTTACCCAATAAGTAATAGAGAGGAAGAAATATGTGAGAGAATTTGATTTTATTTCAATTGGTGGAGGAAGCGGAGGAATTGCTACAATGAACCGTGCTGCGGAACATGGAGCGAAAACTGCTGTAATCGAAAAAGACTTACTGGGGGGAACTTGTGTAAATATTGGTTGTGTCCCAAAGAAAATTATGTGGTATGCAGCAGAGGTATCTGATGCAATTCATAAATATGGCCCCGACTATGGATTTACTAGCAATGATACTACGTTTGATTTCCAGACTCTTTTAAAAAATAGAGATGCATATATCGAACGGTCTAGAAACTCTTATGATGCAGGATTTGAGCGTCGAAATGTAGAAGTAATCTATGGACATGCTACATTTATTGATTCAAACACGATTGAAGTCGGCGGAGAAAAAATTCGGGCGAAACATATTTTAATAGCTACAGGAGCCTATCCGTTAGTGCCATCTATTCCAGGTTGTGAATTTGGTGAAACCTCAGATGACTTCTTTGAATGGAAAGAGTTACCTAAAAAAGTTGGAATAGTTGGAGCAGGATATATTGCAGTTGAATTAGCTGGAGTATTAAATACATTAGGTGTGGATGCTCACATTTTTGTACGTCATGATCGTCCTTTACGAAGCTATGACCCTTATATAGTAGATGGATTAGTGGAAGAAATGAAAAAAGATGGACCAACGTTACACACGCACTTTAATCCTAAAGAAGCTAGAAAAAATGAAGATGGTACTTTTACTTTGGTTTCCGATGATGGAAGAGAAGAAAGCTTCGATAAAATTATTTGGGCGATCGGAAGAGGACCAAATACAAATGGCTTGAACTTGAATGCAACAGATGTAAAATTAGATAAAAATGGATTTATTATCGTTGATGAATATCAAAATACAGATGCAAAAGGTATTTATGCCTTGGGAGATGTAGTAGGAAATCAAATGCTAACTCCAGTGGCTATAGCAGCTGGAAGAAGACTTTCTGAACGATTATTTAATAATAAACCAAATGAAAAATTAGATTATACAAATATTCCTACGGTTATTTTCAGTCATCCACCAATTGGAACAATTGGTTTAAGTGAAGGCCAAGCAATTGGTCAATTTGGTGCAGAAAAAGTAACTACATACCAATCTTCATTTTCTTCGATGTACTCAGCCGTTACAAGCCATCGTCAAGCAGTACGAATGAAATTAGTTTGTGTAGGTGAAGAAGAAAAAATCGTTGGATTGCATGGAATTGGTTTTGGTGTAGATGAGATGATTCAAGGTTTTGCAGTAGCAGTCAAGATGGGTGCTACAAAAGCAAACTTTGATGATAC
The Jeotgalibaca sp. MA1X17-3 genome window above contains:
- a CDS encoding chromate transporter; translation: MIYLKLFYSFFKIGLFTIGGGYASLPLIENEVVSSQGWITLQEYTDIVTISQITPGPIAINAATFVGTKVAGLLGSIAATLGTITPSVIIAIILAKIYYKYRSVDTMQGILAGLRPAVVALIGSAGASLLVPAIFQTGGISLLGVNINMVALIILVSATVALRKWKVDSILIIFICGVIGVLLSFVGLL
- the gorA gene encoding glutathione-disulfide reductase produces the protein MREFDFISIGGGSGGIATMNRAAEHGAKTAVIEKDLLGGTCVNIGCVPKKIMWYAAEVSDAIHKYGPDYGFTSNDTTFDFQTLLKNRDAYIERSRNSYDAGFERRNVEVIYGHATFIDSNTIEVGGEKIRAKHILIATGAYPLVPSIPGCEFGETSDDFFEWKELPKKVGIVGAGYIAVELAGVLNTLGVDAHIFVRHDRPLRSYDPYIVDGLVEEMKKDGPTLHTHFNPKEARKNEDGTFTLVSDDGREESFDKIIWAIGRGPNTNGLNLNATDVKLDKNGFIIVDEYQNTDAKGIYALGDVVGNQMLTPVAIAAGRRLSERLFNNKPNEKLDYTNIPTVIFSHPPIGTIGLSEGQAIGQFGAEKVTTYQSSFSSMYSAVTSHRQAVRMKLVCVGEEEKIVGLHGIGFGVDEMIQGFAVAVKMGATKANFDDTVAIHPTGAEEFVTMR